In the Aromatoleum bremense genome, one interval contains:
- a CDS encoding ABC transporter ATP-binding protein, whose amino-acid sequence MVLSVADLVYRRAPSEAPVLDGIDLSLARGEILCLLGPNGTGKTTLLRCLVGALRHERGEVRIDGESGVPPRRLARALAYVPQAAGDSGLTLLDVALMGRTPYLPPLSLPGRHDERVAREALMRVGIAHLAQRPFNRVSGGERQLTLIARALAQQPRLFMMDEPMASLDLGNQARVLRVIRDLAADGMAVLVTTHQPEHAFLLGARVLALAGGRIAAAGAARDVLHAHTLTALYDTPVEVIAHRGAPAACIPRL is encoded by the coding sequence ATGGTCCTGAGCGTGGCTGACCTCGTCTATCGCCGCGCGCCGAGCGAGGCGCCGGTGCTCGACGGCATTGACCTGTCGCTCGCAAGGGGCGAGATCCTGTGCCTGCTGGGGCCCAACGGCACCGGCAAGACGACCCTGCTGCGCTGCCTGGTCGGCGCACTGCGGCACGAGCGTGGCGAGGTGCGCATCGACGGCGAATCCGGCGTCCCTCCCCGGCGTCTCGCCCGCGCGCTCGCCTACGTGCCGCAGGCGGCCGGCGACAGCGGCCTGACCTTGCTCGATGTCGCGCTGATGGGCCGCACGCCGTACCTGCCGCCCCTCAGCCTGCCCGGCCGCCACGATGAGCGGGTCGCGCGCGAGGCGCTGATGCGGGTTGGCATCGCACATCTGGCACAGCGGCCGTTCAACCGCGTCAGCGGCGGCGAGCGCCAGCTCACGCTGATCGCCCGTGCGCTGGCCCAGCAGCCGCGCCTGTTCATGATGGACGAACCGATGGCCAGCCTCGACCTCGGCAACCAGGCCCGCGTGCTGCGCGTGATCCGCGATCTCGCCGCCGATGGCATGGCCGTCCTTGTCACCACCCACCAGCCCGAGCACGCGTTCCTGCTTGGCGCGCGCGTCCTCGCCCTGGCCGGCGGCCGCATCGCCGCCGCCGGTGCGGCGCGGGACGTGCTGCACGCGCACACGCTGACCGCCCTGTACGACACGCCGGTGGAGGTCATCGCCCATCGTGGCGCACCGGCGGCCTGCATTCCGCGCCTGTGA